One Brachybacterium aquaticum genomic region harbors:
- a CDS encoding TRAP transporter small permease, protein MSEPRRKLVTGLTWISIVLFVVLVVVVMWQVFTRQVLQAPSAWTTTFSQYLFIWLVLFAVAMVFGERGHVAVDFFARLMPRPAQRITNIRAQVSVLAFALLGLTWGGLRGMAISWDQAIPGLPVTVGQMYLALPIAGVLMALFALEDLVRAARGEDMLAGDDAQTEAAIDAAEQKGA, encoded by the coding sequence ATGAGCGAGCCGCGCAGGAAGCTCGTCACGGGACTGACCTGGATCAGCATCGTGCTGTTCGTGGTGCTGGTGGTCGTGGTGATGTGGCAGGTGTTCACCCGGCAGGTGCTGCAGGCCCCGAGCGCCTGGACCACCACCTTCTCCCAGTACCTGTTCATCTGGCTGGTGCTCTTCGCCGTCGCGATGGTGTTCGGGGAGCGCGGCCACGTGGCGGTGGACTTCTTCGCCCGCCTGATGCCGCGTCCCGCCCAGCGCATCACCAACATCCGCGCGCAGGTCTCGGTGCTGGCTTTCGCGCTGCTGGGCCTGACCTGGGGCGGCCTCCGCGGCATGGCGATCTCCTGGGACCAGGCGATCCCCGGCCTGCCCGTCACCGTGGGGCAGATGTACCTCGCCCTGCCGATCGCGGGTGTGCTCATGGCCCTGTTCGCCCTCGAGGACCTGGTGCGCGCCGCGCGCGGCGAGGACATGCTCGCCGGCGACGACGCCCAGACCGAGGCCGCCATCGACGCGGCCGAGCAGAAGGGGGCCTGA